In [Leptolyngbya] sp. PCC 7376, a genomic segment contains:
- a CDS encoding ribosomal protein L7/L12 — MLEDNQPLSEYVLEAIRAGQRIEALKRVRAETGLGLRDAKMLVDQEIALNHATNPHYQNPPKPTPLLAVILVVGVLTVVTCYILINLRLGDSPRSPDPEESSFLMR; from the coding sequence ATGCTTGAGGATAACCAACCACTCTCGGAATATGTACTAGAAGCTATTCGCGCAGGGCAAAGAATTGAAGCATTAAAACGCGTCCGCGCGGAAACAGGCTTGGGTTTAAGGGATGCAAAAATGCTGGTTGATCAAGAAATCGCCTTAAATCACGCCACAAATCCTCATTATCAAAATCCTCCTAAACCGACTCCTCTACTCGCAGTGATTTTGGTGGTAGGTGTGCTGACGGTGGTCACCTGTTATATCCTCATCAACCTAAGACTAGGAGACTCGCCGCGATCGCCCGACCCAGAAGAAAGCAGTTTTTTAATGCGGTAA